AATTGTCCTCATGCTAAATTCATTGGCAGGTGTGTTCGGTAATCTAGTAGGTGGTTATTTATTTGATAAATTAGGTGGTTATAAAGCAATTTTAATTGGGGTTGTATTTAATTTATTGTCAATCACACTGTTGACCATTTGGCATGATTGGCCGCAATACATCATATTTTTGACGATGTTGGGCTTTAGTGGAGGAATTGTGTACCCGGCCATCTATGCGATAGCAGGGAGTGCCTGGCCAGAAGGGGGTCGACGTGCGTTTAACTCGATCTTTTTGGCAAATAACGTAGGGGTCGCAATTGGCCCGGCATTGGCAGGCATTGTTGCCGATATTAAGTTTGACTATGTATTTAGTGCGAATCTATTTTTCTATGCTATATTTTTTGTGCTTGTCATCACGACATATAAGCGTTTTGATATGAAGGGACTGACAACTAAACCGTTCTCAGGTAATGAGACAAAAAGAAGAAATAGGGGACCGATTGTGGCAATCAGTATATTAAGTATCTCTTTAATCGTTTGCTGGTTAAGCTACTCTCAATGGAGTGCGACCATTTCTTCTTATACACAAGGGTTAGGAATGAGTCTGTCCGAATACAGTTTATTATGGACGATCAACGGCTTCATGATCGTTGCAGTTCAACCGATTATCCGACCGCTTGTCACACGTTGGGAAAACAAAATAAAACATCAGTTGGTGCTTGGTCTCATATTGATGTCGCTATCTTATATCGTCGTTTATTTTGCGCAGGACTTTAAGATGTTTGCTGCAGCGATGGTCATTTTGACGTTTGGGGAAGTGTTCTTTACACCGGTTATTCCGATGATTGCCAATAAATTGGCGCCTCATGGACAAGAAGGCTTCTATCAAGGGCTTGTCAATAGTGCATCAACAATTGGACGGATGATTGGCCCTGTATTTGGCGGGTTAATGGTAGATTTATATGGCATGCAAATATTGATGCTAATATTATCACTACTCATTGTCATTGCAATTATTCCATGTCTGTTCTTTGATCGTACGTTAGGAAAAGAACAAACATAAAACAGTTACTTGTACTTTTGTGTTGAATTCGTTAAAATGAATGAAATAATAATATTGACTGTGATGAGGAATAGTAAACGGACGCACTTTATAGAGAGCTGGCGGCAGGTGGAAGCCGGTAAGTGTCAAGTTGAACTCGCCTCGGAGTTTGCTTTAGTGAAGTAATAGTAGCTAATGGCCGTGTATTCGCGTTAAGAAATGAAGCTGAGTGCTGCGTCACTAATTTGGGTGGTACCGCGGGAGTAAAAATACCTCTCGTCCCTTCTTATCATAAGATGGGACGGGATTTTTTTATTTTTTAAATATTCTGTTAAATCATTGATGATGCGCCTAAAATACATAAACCACAGCAAGAATATATTTAAAGGAGGAATTATTGTGAGTTTTAATCATCAGCAAATTGAAAAAAAGTGGCAAACGTTTTGGGATGTCAATAAAACATTCAAAACTGAAAATGAAATGGATAAGCCAAAGTTTTATGCATTGGATATGTTCCCTTATCCATCGGGTGCGGGTCTGCACGTAGGACACCCTGAAGGCTATACAGCGACAGATATTTTATCTCGTTTTAAACGTATGCAAGGCTACAATGTTCTTCATCCAATGGGTTGGGATGCATTCGGTTTACCTGCAGAGCAATATGCACTTGATACAGGGAATGACCCAGCTGAATTTACGGCTAAAAA
This window of the Solibacillus isronensis genome carries:
- a CDS encoding MDR family MFS transporter — its product is MPKQVWFLIIGTFVNTVGNSFLWPLNSIYIHDHLGKTLTTAGIVLMLNSLAGVFGNLVGGYLFDKLGGYKAILIGVVFNLLSITLLTIWHDWPQYIIFLTMLGFSGGIVYPAIYAIAGSAWPEGGRRAFNSIFLANNVGVAIGPALAGIVADIKFDYVFSANLFFYAIFFVLVITTYKRFDMKGLTTKPFSGNETKRRNRGPIVAISILSISLIVCWLSYSQWSATISSYTQGLGMSLSEYSLLWTINGFMIVAVQPIIRPLVTRWENKIKHQLVLGLILMSLSYIVVYFAQDFKMFAAAMVILTFGEVFFTPVIPMIANKLAPHGQEGFYQGLVNSASTIGRMIGPVFGGLMVDLYGMQILMLILSLLIVIAIIPCLFFDRTLGKEQT